In a genomic window of Pseudomonas putida:
- a CDS encoding LysR family transcriptional regulator: MELAQIRMFKTVAEVGSIARAAELLHCVPSNITARIKSLETELGVALFLREGRGLRISPSGQTFLAYASKILALTAEAKRAVDPSAEPSGPLRIGAIESSATGRLPRLLAKFHKRYPAVALELTTGTWGQLLDDTLSHRLDGAIVAVDVERSHLKRTPMYREDLLLIASTSLGPVRDMTDLQDKTVFMWPQGCPYRAALEHWLLRQGQALPIVSLASYGAIVGCVSAGAGVALVPKGVFDQYAKGAGCVGYEFPELTAIDNLFYWHENAGVHPAREAFVAMLREEFA; this comes from the coding sequence ATGGAGCTGGCCCAGATACGCATGTTCAAGACCGTCGCCGAGGTCGGCAGCATTGCCCGCGCGGCTGAACTGCTGCACTGCGTGCCGTCGAACATCACGGCGCGGATCAAGTCGCTGGAGACGGAATTGGGTGTCGCGCTGTTTCTGCGTGAAGGGCGCGGGTTGCGCATCAGTCCGTCGGGCCAGACGTTTCTGGCCTACGCCTCGAAAATCCTCGCCCTGACCGCCGAAGCCAAGCGCGCGGTGGACCCGTCCGCCGAACCGTCCGGGCCGTTGCGCATTGGCGCTATCGAGTCGTCGGCCACCGGTCGCCTGCCGCGCCTGCTGGCGAAATTCCACAAGCGTTACCCGGCGGTGGCGCTGGAGCTGACCACCGGCACCTGGGGCCAGTTGCTCGATGACACCCTGAGCCATCGCCTCGACGGCGCAATTGTGGCGGTGGACGTCGAGCGCTCGCACCTCAAGCGCACGCCGATGTACCGCGAGGATCTGCTATTGATCGCCTCGACCTCGCTGGGGCCGGTGCGCGACATGACGGATTTGCAGGACAAGACCGTGTTCATGTGGCCCCAAGGGTGTCCGTATCGGGCGGCGCTGGAGCATTGGTTACTGCGTCAGGGGCAGGCGCTGCCGATTGTCAGCCTGGCCAGTTATGGCGCGATTGTCGGTTGCGTCAGTGCCGGGGCCGGCGTGGCGCTGGTGCCCAAGGGCGTGTTCGATCAATACGCCAAGGGGGCGGGCTGTGTCGGCTACGAATTCCCCGAGCTGACGGCCATCGACAACCTGTTCTACTGGCACGAAAACGCCGGGGTGCACCCGGCGCGGGAAGCCTTTGTGGCGATGTTGCGCGAAGAATTCGCATAA
- a CDS encoding shikimate 5-dehydrogenase, protein MQMNPNRDTQLCMSLSGRPGNFGLRFHNHLYEQLGLNFYYKAFSSKDLPGAVGGIRALGIRGCGVSMPFKEACIPLVDELDASAAAIQSINTIVNTDGHLKAYNTDYIAIAQLLETHAVPKDTTFALRGSGGMGKAVASALRDGGYQNGLIVARNEAAGRALADSLGYEWQAELGTRRPQMLVNVTPVGMDGGPEAGQLAFEADVIKAADIIFDVVAIPSETPMIVRGRAEGKKVITGLEVIAIQALEQFVLYTGVRPTQEQFQAAVAFARG, encoded by the coding sequence ATGCAGATGAACCCCAACAGAGACACCCAACTGTGCATGTCGCTCTCCGGTCGCCCCGGCAACTTCGGCCTGCGGTTCCACAATCACCTGTATGAACAACTGGGCCTGAACTTCTACTACAAGGCGTTCAGCAGCAAGGATCTGCCGGGCGCCGTGGGCGGCATTCGCGCCCTGGGCATTCGCGGCTGCGGCGTGTCGATGCCGTTCAAGGAAGCCTGCATCCCGCTGGTCGACGAGCTGGACGCCTCGGCTGCCGCCATTCAATCGATCAACACCATCGTCAACACCGACGGCCATCTCAAGGCCTACAACACCGACTACATCGCCATCGCCCAATTGCTGGAAACCCACGCGGTGCCCAAGGACACCACCTTCGCCCTGCGCGGCAGTGGCGGCATGGGCAAGGCCGTGGCCAGCGCCTTGCGTGACGGTGGCTACCAAAACGGCCTGATCGTGGCTCGAAACGAAGCGGCGGGCCGCGCCCTGGCCGATTCACTGGGCTACGAATGGCAGGCGGAACTCGGTACAAGGCGCCCGCAGATGCTGGTCAACGTGACCCCGGTGGGCATGGACGGCGGACCGGAGGCCGGTCAACTGGCGTTCGAGGCCGATGTGATCAAAGCTGCGGACATCATCTTCGATGTAGTAGCAATTCCCTCGGAAACACCAATGATCGTGCGAGGTCGTGCCGAAGGGAAAAAGGTCATTACCGGGCTGGAAGTGATTGCGATCCAGGCGCTGGAGCAGTTTGTGCTGTACACCGGCGTACGGCCGACGCAGGAACAGTTTCAGGCGGCGGTGGCGTTTGCCCGGGGTTGA
- a CDS encoding glycosyltransferase family 2 protein: MNQDIFVSVLIPAKNEANNLKPLLEEIRLALTDEAYEIIVVDDGSTDATLQELRQIRNNGLSTLRILHHERSLGQSTSLYHAAQEARGQWLATLDGDGQNDPADIPGMLALVRSDRANADVQLVAGHRVNRQDTASKRWASRFANNLRSRLLKDATPDTGCGLKLIERAAFLRLPYFDHMHRYIPALIQRHNGRMIVHPVNHRARTAGVSKYGNLDRALVGILDLMGVWWLIKRTRLNTTAQEIEG; encoded by the coding sequence TTGAACCAGGACATTTTTGTATCGGTACTGATTCCGGCCAAGAACGAAGCGAACAACCTCAAGCCTTTGCTGGAGGAAATTCGCCTGGCCCTGACCGATGAAGCCTATGAAATCATCGTGGTCGACGATGGCAGCACCGATGCGACCCTGCAGGAACTGCGGCAGATCAGAAACAACGGCCTGAGTACCTTGCGCATCCTGCACCACGAGCGTTCGCTGGGGCAGAGCACCTCGCTGTACCACGCCGCGCAGGAGGCTCGCGGGCAATGGCTGGCGACCCTCGACGGCGACGGCCAGAACGATCCGGCGGACATCCCCGGCATGCTGGCGCTGGTGCGCAGCGATCGGGCCAATGCCGACGTGCAGCTGGTGGCCGGGCACCGGGTCAACCGCCAGGACACCGCGAGCAAGCGCTGGGCCTCGCGGTTCGCCAACAACCTGCGTAGCCGCCTGCTCAAGGACGCCACCCCGGACACCGGTTGCGGCCTGAAGCTGATCGAGCGCGCGGCGTTTCTGCGCCTGCCGTACTTCGACCACATGCATCGCTACATCCCGGCGCTGATCCAGCGCCACAACGGCCGCATGATCGTCCATCCGGTCAACCACCGAGCGCGTACCGCCGGGGTCTCCAAGTACGGCAACCTCGACCGCGCCCTGGTGGGCATTCTCGACCTGATGGGCGTCTGGTGGCTGATCAAGCGCACGCGCCTGAACACCACGGCACAGGAGATCGAAGGATGA
- a CDS encoding lipid-A-disaccharide synthase N-terminal domain-containing protein → MSMTREALWLMVGFLGQIAFTGRFVLQWLYSEYKKRSVIPTNFWYLSIVGSTLLLAYAIYREDPVFIAGQAFGSIVYLRNLQLIAKSKKLKE, encoded by the coding sequence ATGAGCATGACCCGTGAAGCCCTCTGGCTGATGGTCGGATTTCTCGGCCAGATCGCCTTTACCGGGCGTTTCGTCCTGCAGTGGCTGTACAGCGAATACAAAAAGCGCAGCGTGATTCCCACCAATTTCTGGTACCTGAGCATCGTCGGCAGCACCTTGCTGCTGGCGTACGCGATCTATCGTGAGGACCCGGTGTTCATCGCCGGCCAGGCCTTTGGCTCGATCGTGTATTTGCGCAACCTGCAATTGATTGCCAAAAGCAAAAAGCTCAAGGAATAG
- a CDS encoding FadR/GntR family transcriptional regulator encodes MQEDLDLPARKRSHNLAHDLVTKLTERILLGQMLPGDKLPSENSIVQEHGVSRTVVREAISKLQASGLVETRHGIGTFVLERAPEQGLRLNVDTALGVRSILELRMGLETQAAALAAVRRTDQQLAQMRQALDDYQSLLANNDSCVEADRRFHLLIAEATGNLCFTEIMQHLGSAMIPRTRVNAAERGAVDLSKLGQLANLEHEAILNAIKRQDPDAARAAMWLHLSNSRDRFSAS; translated from the coding sequence ATGCAAGAAGACCTCGACCTGCCCGCCCGCAAGCGCAGCCACAATCTGGCCCATGACCTGGTGACCAAACTCACCGAGCGCATCCTGCTCGGGCAGATGCTGCCCGGCGACAAGCTGCCGTCGGAGAACAGCATCGTTCAGGAGCACGGGGTCAGTCGCACGGTGGTGCGCGAGGCGATCTCCAAGTTGCAGGCCTCGGGGTTGGTGGAGACGCGTCACGGCATCGGCACCTTTGTGCTGGAGCGCGCGCCGGAGCAGGGGTTGCGACTGAATGTCGATACCGCGCTGGGGGTGCGCAGCATTCTGGAGTTGCGCATGGGTCTGGAAACCCAGGCGGCGGCGCTGGCGGCGGTGCGCCGAACGGATCAGCAACTGGCGCAGATGCGCCAGGCGCTGGACGACTATCAAAGCCTGCTGGCCAACAACGACAGTTGCGTCGAGGCTGATCGGCGTTTTCACCTGTTGATTGCCGAAGCCACCGGCAACCTGTGCTTCACCGAAATCATGCAACACCTGGGCAGCGCGATGATTCCGCGGACTCGGGTCAATGCGGCTGAACGAGGTGCGGTGGACCTGAGCAAGCTCGGGCAACTGGCGAACCTCGAACATGAGGCGATCCTTAACGCCATCAAGCGCCAGGACCCGGACGCGGCGCGGGCGGCGATGTGGTTGCATCTGAGCAATAGTCGGGACCGGTTTTCGGCTTCCTGA
- the yegQ gene encoding tRNA 5-hydroxyuridine modification protein YegQ, with protein sequence MTLIAPELLAPAGTLKNMRYAFAYGADAVYAGQPRYSLRVRNNEFDHANLALGIAEAQAQGKRFYVVVNIAPHNAKLKTFLKDLAPVIAMAPDALIMSDPGLIMLVRRHYPQTPIHLSVQANTVNWASVEFWQQQGLSRIILSRELSLEEIAEIRQQVPAMELEVFVHGALCMAYSGRCLLSGYINKRDANQGSCTNACRWKYSAQEATQDLTGEIVQQFQPEPTLGIGAPTEQVFLLQEANRPGELMPAFEDEHGTYIMNAKDLRAVQHVERLTQMGVHSLKIEGRTKSHFYCARTTQVYRRAIDDAVAGRAFDRNLMTDLESLAQRGYTEGFLRRHVHDEYQNYQHGSSVSERQQFVGELTGARWDRLAEVKVKNRFALGDHMELMTPKGNFHFDLHQLQNVKGEPIEVAPGDGHTVYLPIPDAVDLEFGLLMRDVSGI encoded by the coding sequence ATGACCCTCATTGCCCCCGAATTGCTCGCCCCTGCCGGCACCCTGAAAAACATGCGTTATGCCTTCGCCTATGGCGCCGATGCGGTGTACGCCGGTCAGCCGCGCTACAGCCTGCGGGTGCGCAACAACGAATTTGACCACGCCAACCTGGCCCTCGGCATTGCCGAGGCGCAGGCCCAGGGCAAGCGCTTCTACGTGGTGGTCAACATTGCCCCGCACAACGCCAAGCTCAAGACCTTCCTCAAGGATCTGGCGCCGGTCATCGCCATGGCGCCCGATGCGCTGATCATGTCCGACCCCGGCCTGATCATGCTGGTGCGCCGGCATTACCCGCAGACGCCGATCCACTTGTCGGTGCAGGCCAACACGGTGAACTGGGCGAGCGTCGAGTTCTGGCAGCAACAGGGCCTGAGCCGGATCATCCTCTCGCGGGAACTGTCGCTTGAGGAAATCGCCGAGATCCGCCAACAGGTCCCGGCGATGGAACTGGAGGTGTTCGTCCATGGCGCGCTATGCATGGCCTATTCCGGTCGCTGCCTGCTGTCGGGCTACATCAACAAGCGCGATGCCAACCAGGGCAGTTGCACCAACGCCTGTCGCTGGAAGTATTCGGCGCAGGAAGCCACCCAAGACCTGACCGGCGAGATCGTCCAGCAGTTTCAGCCGGAGCCGACCCTGGGCATCGGCGCGCCTACCGAACAGGTGTTCCTGTTGCAGGAAGCCAATCGCCCCGGCGAGCTGATGCCGGCCTTCGAAGATGAACACGGCACCTACATCATGAACGCCAAGGACCTGCGCGCCGTGCAGCATGTCGAGCGTCTGACGCAGATGGGCGTGCATTCCCTGAAGATCGAAGGCCGTACCAAATCGCACTTTTATTGCGCGCGCACCACTCAGGTTTATCGCCGGGCAATCGACGACGCGGTGGCCGGTCGCGCGTTTGACCGCAACCTCATGACCGACCTCGAATCCCTCGCCCAGCGCGGCTACACCGAGGGCTTCCTGCGCCGGCACGTGCACGACGAATATCAGAATTACCAGCACGGCAGCTCGGTGTCGGAGCGGCAACAGTTCGTCGGCGAACTGACCGGTGCGCGTTGGGATCGACTGGCGGAAGTGAAGGTGAAAAACCGATTTGCCCTGGGCGACCACATGGAATTGATGACGCCCAAGGGCAACTTTCACTTCGATCTGCATCAATTGCAGAACGTCAAAGGTGAACCGATAGAGGTGGCGCCGGGGGATGGGCATACGGTGTATCTGCCGATTCCGGATGCGGTGGATCTGGAGTTTGGGTTGTTGATGCGGGATGTAAGCGGTATTTGA
- a CDS encoding AI-2E family transporter, translating to MNEESVQNKSLTILLGVVSIAFIWILLPFYGAVFWAVILGILFAPMQRRLQLKLGWQRNLTSLLTLSICLVIAILPVIIISVLLVQEGAAVYQRIESGELDIAGYVAQIKHSLPPYFQHLMDRFGLGGLEGMREKIVKSAMTEGQALATQAFVFGQGTFDFIVGFFIMLYLLFFFLRDGAELARKVRAAVPLEEQQKRRLQLKFNRVVRATVKGNLLVAITQGALGGLIFWLLDIPSALLWAVLMAFLSLLPAVGAGIVWAPVAAFFLFTGAIWQGVVLGLFGVFVIGLVDNVLRPILVGKDTKMPDYLILISTLGGLAVFGLNGFVIGPLIAALFMSSWDIFLETKPRIQLP from the coding sequence ATGAACGAAGAAAGCGTACAGAACAAATCGCTGACGATCCTGCTGGGCGTGGTGAGCATTGCGTTCATCTGGATCCTGTTGCCGTTTTACGGCGCGGTGTTCTGGGCGGTGATCCTCGGCATTCTCTTCGCACCGATGCAGCGCCGGTTGCAGCTCAAGCTGGGTTGGCAGCGCAACCTCACTTCTCTGCTGACTTTGAGCATCTGCCTGGTGATCGCGATCCTGCCGGTTATCATCATCAGCGTCCTGCTGGTTCAGGAAGGCGCGGCGGTGTACCAGCGCATCGAAAGCGGCGAACTGGACATCGCCGGCTATGTCGCGCAGATCAAGCACAGCTTGCCGCCGTACTTCCAGCATCTGATGGATCGCTTCGGGCTGGGCGGGCTGGAGGGCATGCGCGAGAAAATCGTCAAGAGCGCGATGACCGAGGGCCAGGCGCTGGCAACTCAGGCCTTCGTGTTCGGCCAGGGGACGTTCGACTTCATCGTCGGGTTTTTCATCATGCTGTACCTGTTGTTCTTTTTTCTGCGCGACGGTGCAGAACTGGCACGCAAGGTGCGCGCCGCGGTGCCGCTGGAAGAACAGCAGAAGCGTCGGCTGCAGCTCAAGTTCAACCGGGTAGTGCGGGCCACGGTCAAAGGCAACCTGCTGGTGGCAATCACCCAGGGGGCGCTGGGCGGCCTGATTTTCTGGTTGCTGGACATCCCCAGCGCATTGCTTTGGGCGGTGTTGATGGCGTTTCTGTCGCTGTTGCCAGCGGTCGGGGCGGGCATTGTCTGGGCGCCGGTGGCGGCGTTTTTCCTGTTCACCGGTGCGATCTGGCAAGGCGTGGTGCTGGGGTTGTTCGGGGTGTTCGTGATCGGCCTGGTGGATAACGTGCTGCGCCCGATCCTGGTGGGCAAGGACACGAAGATGCCGGATTACCTGATCCTGATCTCGACCTTGGGCGGCCTGGCGGTGTTCGGGCTCAATGGGTTCGTTATCGGCCCGTTGATCGCGGCGCTGTTCATGTCCAGCTGGGACATTTTCCTCGAGACCAAACCGCGCATTCAGCTGCCTTAG
- a CDS encoding DMT family transporter: MNVLTPSPVSPVKIILAMAFVVVCWGYSPSGIHIGLLAYDPVHLALARFLLASLFMAVVALFKGIRLPNLRDVPLLMALGFFAVSLHHVAINFGQQGVSAGASSVLAQTTPLFSTLLARFVFKDRVSLWRWGCVILGLIGVLIVVAGDHGLGSIDAHGLLILLAALSWSLYFALQKHHGAKYDGLTLVCYTVWSGTALLLVFLPGLVEQVVNASLRAQFAVIALGIFPSALAYLAWAYVLAHVDLSRATMTLYLVPPVAMVIASATLGERPTLMVAVGGVVVLISVLALNLERRPVVRVARA; this comes from the coding sequence ATGAACGTCCTGACGCCCTCCCCCGTTTCACCCGTAAAAATCATTCTGGCCATGGCGTTTGTCGTGGTGTGCTGGGGCTATTCCCCGAGCGGCATCCATATTGGCTTGCTGGCCTACGACCCGGTGCATCTGGCGTTGGCGCGCTTTCTGCTGGCGTCGCTGTTCATGGCGGTGGTGGCGCTGTTCAAGGGCATTCGCTTGCCCAACCTGCGCGATGTGCCGCTGTTGATGGCGCTGGGGTTCTTTGCGGTGAGCCTGCATCACGTGGCAATCAACTTCGGCCAGCAGGGCGTCAGCGCCGGCGCCTCCAGCGTGCTGGCGCAGACGACGCCGCTGTTCAGTACCTTGCTGGCGCGGTTTGTGTTCAAGGATCGCGTCAGTCTGTGGCGCTGGGGTTGCGTGATCCTCGGCTTGATCGGCGTGTTGATTGTGGTGGCGGGAGACCATGGCCTGGGCAGCATCGATGCCCACGGCTTGTTGATCCTGTTGGCGGCGTTGTCCTGGAGCCTGTACTTCGCCTTGCAGAAACATCACGGCGCGAAGTACGACGGGTTGACACTGGTTTGCTACACGGTGTGGTCCGGCACGGCCTTGCTGCTGGTTTTCCTGCCTGGCCTGGTGGAGCAAGTGGTGAACGCGTCATTGCGCGCGCAATTCGCGGTCATCGCATTGGGGATTTTCCCCAGTGCGCTGGCGTATCTGGCGTGGGCCTATGTGCTGGCCCATGTGGACTTGAGCCGGGCGACGATGACGCTGTACCTGGTGCCGCCGGTGGCGATGGTGATTGCATCCGCGACGCTGGGGGAGCGACCGACCTTGATGGTGGCGGTGGGTGGCGTGGTGGTGTTGATCAGTGTGCTGGCGTTGAATCTGGAGCGCAGGCCGGTGGTTCGGGTGGCGCGCGCCTGA
- a CDS encoding cupin domain-containing protein, whose product MHPPILNLDQVVLEPLPDAFAPTGDTAGRYQQRQARIGQQLGAQKLGYRLYALEPGMRGSPFHSHRVNEEMFYVVAGEGEVRLGSERFAIRAGDVIACPPGGPEQAHQIINTSNAELRYLAVSTQQSPEICEYPDSGKYAVMDDFKVDAEGNATGFVAVARQGDGVDYWEGE is encoded by the coding sequence ATGCATCCCCCGATTCTCAATCTGGATCAAGTCGTACTCGAACCCTTGCCCGACGCGTTCGCCCCGACCGGGGATACCGCCGGTCGTTATCAACAGCGCCAGGCGCGCATTGGCCAGCAACTGGGCGCACAGAAGCTCGGTTATCGCCTGTATGCGCTGGAACCGGGGATGCGCGGCAGTCCGTTCCACAGTCACCGGGTGAACGAAGAAATGTTCTACGTGGTGGCCGGGGAGGGCGAGGTGCGCCTGGGGAGCGAGCGCTTTGCGATCCGCGCCGGTGACGTGATCGCCTGCCCGCCGGGCGGCCCGGAACAGGCGCACCAGATCATCAATACCAGCAACGCCGAGCTGCGCTACCTGGCGGTCAGCACCCAGCAGTCGCCGGAGATCTGCGAATACCCGGATTCAGGAAAGTATGCGGTGATGGATGATTTCAAGGTCGATGCCGAAGGGAATGCCACGGGGTTCGTCGCCGTGGCCCGGCAGGGGGACGGGGTGGATTATTGGGAGGGTGAGTAA
- a CDS encoding ArnT family glycosyltransferase — protein MRRSLSPGIECLGLALLALLLVGAGLGLRQAQNVDEERFLGVALEMLHHGSWLIPHRAGEIYGDKPPIFMWTVAFFAWLTGKPNLALYLPGMISAATVTAVVYDLGRRLWTQRIGRIAALLFLATYQTYSILRTGQIDSFLILFTSVGLYGLARHLLIGPAWRWFYVGCAAMGIGVITKGVGFLPALLLIPYAYAVRKGWSGVVAMPGQVRKWWLGLLVMLAGIAIWLLPLALSIVLNGGADEIAYAREILLRQTAGRYAASWDHREPFWYFFTNVIPQYWLPLVLALPWLVPAWRRQLKKRDGRVLVLLGWVALVVLFFCISAGKRKLYIYPALPGLVLAAAPLIPWLLRRWFKQRPRLRRVFPALVAGWFVLWFARGFIEPVSDGANPHEAIMDQANTLTHGADLVLVNWREGHWLFARQPIVHFGMADSTVEQAAQWLRDNPKAYALVPDELLGQCFKPEAAHELGETSRAEWSIVGVDADNGQCHPGQPAHVYRFDWDRKKA, from the coding sequence ATGCGTCGATCACTCTCGCCCGGCATCGAATGCCTGGGCCTGGCTTTGCTCGCCTTGCTGTTGGTCGGTGCGGGCCTGGGGCTGCGTCAGGCACAGAACGTCGATGAGGAACGTTTCCTTGGCGTCGCCCTGGAAATGCTGCATCACGGCTCCTGGCTGATTCCCCATCGCGCCGGGGAAATCTACGGCGACAAGCCGCCGATCTTCATGTGGACGGTGGCGTTTTTCGCCTGGCTCACCGGCAAGCCCAACCTGGCCCTGTACCTGCCGGGCATGATTTCGGCGGCGACGGTCACGGCCGTGGTCTATGACCTGGGGCGGCGCCTGTGGACCCAGCGCATCGGGCGCATCGCCGCGCTGCTGTTTCTGGCGACCTACCAGACCTACAGCATCCTGCGCACCGGGCAGATCGACAGTTTCCTGATCCTGTTCACCAGCGTGGGCCTGTACGGCCTGGCGCGGCACTTGCTGATTGGGCCGGCGTGGCGCTGGTTCTATGTCGGCTGCGCGGCCATGGGCATCGGCGTGATCACCAAGGGTGTGGGCTTTCTGCCGGCGTTGCTGCTGATCCCGTATGCCTATGCCGTGCGCAAGGGCTGGTCGGGGGTGGTGGCAATGCCCGGCCAGGTGCGTAAGTGGTGGCTCGGTTTGCTGGTGATGCTGGCTGGTATTGCGATCTGGCTGTTGCCGCTGGCCCTGTCCATCGTGCTCAACGGTGGCGCCGACGAAATCGCCTACGCCCGGGAAATCCTCCTGCGCCAGACCGCCGGGCGCTACGCCGCGTCCTGGGATCACCGTGAACCGTTCTGGTACTTCTTCACCAACGTCATTCCGCAGTACTGGCTGCCGCTGGTGCTGGCTCTGCCATGGCTGGTGCCAGCCTGGCGCCGCCAGCTGAAAAAGCGCGATGGCCGCGTGCTGGTGCTGCTCGGTTGGGTAGCGCTGGTGGTGCTGTTTTTCTGCATCAGTGCCGGCAAACGCAAGTTGTACATCTACCCGGCGCTGCCAGGGCTGGTACTGGCTGCCGCGCCGCTGATCCCGTGGCTGTTGCGGCGCTGGTTCAAGCAGCGCCCGCGCCTGCGGCGAGTGTTTCCGGCGCTGGTGGCGGGCTGGTTCGTGCTTTGGTTCGCCCGTGGCTTCATCGAACCGGTCAGTGACGGTGCCAATCCCCATGAAGCAATCATGGACCAGGCCAACACCCTGACCCACGGCGCCGACCTGGTGCTGGTCAACTGGCGCGAGGGCCACTGGCTTTTCGCCCGCCAGCCGATCGTGCATTTCGGCATGGCCGACTCCACGGTGGAGCAGGCGGCGCAATGGCTGCGCGACAACCCCAAGGCCTATGCGCTGGTCCCGGACGAATTGCTCGGTCAGTGCTTCAAGCCCGAGGCCGCCCATGAACTGGGGGAAACATCCCGCGCCGAGTGGTCCATCGTCGGCGTCGACGCCGATAACGGCCAGTGCCATCCAGGCCAGCCAGCCCACGTCTATCGCTTCGATTGGGACCGGAAAAAAGCATGA
- a CDS encoding SDR family NAD(P)-dependent oxidoreductase, which translates to MTVLVTGAAGFIGFHVARRLCRDGHDVVGIDNLNDYYDVTLKQARLKELESLPGFRFAKIDLVDKQALLELFREHRFSEVVHLAAQAGVRYSLDNPDVYAQSNLVGFLNVLEACRHHRPEHLIYASSSSVYGSNSKLPFSVEDPVEHPVSLYAATKRANELLADSYCHLYGLKASGLRFFTVYGPWGRPDMALFKFTEGILKGLPIDVYNQGQMARDFTYIDDIVEGIARLRTRPPVPDTPAEGVHRLFNIGRGEPVALLEFVECLESALDTQAVRNYMPLQAGDVVRTWADVSALAQWIDFRPQVTLQTGVAEFVKWYRQFYQR; encoded by the coding sequence ATGACTGTTCTGGTCACCGGCGCTGCCGGTTTCATCGGTTTTCACGTGGCCCGGCGGTTGTGCCGGGACGGCCACGACGTGGTCGGGATCGATAACCTCAACGATTACTACGACGTAACGCTCAAGCAGGCGCGGCTCAAGGAACTCGAGTCCTTGCCGGGTTTTCGCTTCGCAAAAATCGATCTTGTCGACAAGCAGGCGTTGCTGGAGTTATTCCGCGAGCATCGGTTCAGCGAAGTGGTGCACCTGGCCGCCCAGGCCGGCGTGCGTTACTCGTTGGACAACCCCGATGTTTATGCACAATCGAACCTGGTGGGTTTCCTCAATGTGCTGGAAGCCTGCCGTCATCATCGTCCCGAGCACCTGATCTACGCTTCCAGCAGTTCGGTTTATGGCAGCAACAGCAAACTGCCGTTCAGTGTCGAAGACCCCGTCGAACACCCGGTTTCGCTGTACGCGGCCACCAAGCGCGCCAATGAGCTGCTGGCCGACAGTTACTGCCATCTGTACGGCCTCAAGGCTAGCGGCCTGCGTTTCTTCACCGTCTATGGCCCTTGGGGCCGGCCGGACATGGCGCTGTTCAAGTTCACCGAGGGCATCCTCAAGGGCTTGCCCATCGACGTCTACAATCAGGGCCAGATGGCGCGGGACTTTACCTACATCGACGACATCGTCGAAGGCATCGCCCGTCTGCGCACCCGTCCACCTGTACCGGACACCCCGGCAGAGGGAGTCCATCGCCTGTTCAACATCGGGCGTGGCGAGCCGGTGGCGTTGCTGGAATTCGTCGAGTGCCTGGAGTCGGCACTCGATACACAAGCTGTGCGCAATTACATGCCGCTGCAGGCCGGCGATGTGGTCAGGACCTGGGCCGACGTCTCGGCATTGGCGCAGTGGATCGATTTTCGCCCGCAAGTGACGCTGCAAACCGGCGTGGCAGAGTTCGTGAAGTGGTATCGGCAGTTTTATCAGCGATGA
- a CDS encoding YceH family protein codes for MSTEQETTIDEPRLNSTEIRILGSLIEKQATSPETYPLTLNALVIACNQKTSREPVMNLTPGQVGQSLRALEGRGFAKLVMGSRADRWEHKVDKALELVPAQVILTGLMFLRGPQTVNELLTRSGRMHEFEDTEQVVHQLERLIARGLAVLIPRQAGQREDRYTHALGDPADIEAILAARHNPVERSGGGGVSLERIEELEARIAALEERLARLE; via the coding sequence ATGAGCACCGAGCAAGAAACGACCATCGACGAACCGCGCCTGAACAGCACCGAAATCCGCATTCTGGGTTCGTTGATCGAAAAACAGGCCACCAGTCCGGAAACCTATCCACTGACGCTCAATGCGCTGGTGATTGCCTGCAACCAGAAAACCAGCCGGGAACCGGTGATGAACCTGACCCCGGGCCAAGTCGGCCAGAGCCTGCGCGCCCTTGAGGGACGCGGTTTCGCCAAGCTGGTGATGGGCAGCCGCGCCGACCGCTGGGAGCACAAGGTCGACAAGGCGCTGGAACTGGTGCCGGCCCAGGTGATCCTGACCGGGTTGATGTTTTTGCGCGGCCCGCAGACGGTCAATGAACTGCTGACGCGCAGCGGGCGCATGCATGAATTTGAAGACACCGAACAGGTGGTGCATCAGCTGGAACGCTTGATCGCCCGAGGCCTGGCGGTGCTGATTCCGCGTCAGGCGGGCCAGCGTGAAGACCGCTATACCCACGCCCTGGGCGATCCGGCGGATATCGAAGCGATTCTCGCCGCGCGGCACAATCCGGTGGAGCGCAGTGGTGGCGGTGGTGTTTCGCTGGAGCGGATTGAAGAGCTGGAGGCGCGGATTGCGGCGCTGGAGGAGCGGTTGGCGCGGTTGGAATAA